The following coding sequences lie in one Bacillota bacterium genomic window:
- a CDS encoding trimethylamine methyltransferase family protein gives MRLRTLDFQGIHNATLRILYRTGLRVHGIGDRGMAATLAGAGLMVEGETVRFPPEVLEGLVSQAPREVHLHAPGGQAVTLSQEAPLVMADGTGIFVMEEGGETRPSASRDVHRAVILQNSLSWYPIAHPPVPEETPWRPPWCSLRMALYANLRPSMCGVPSHC, from the coding sequence ATGAGGCTTAGGACCCTGGATTTCCAGGGTATCCACAATGCCACCCTCAGGATCCTGTACAGGACGGGATTGAGGGTTCACGGGATTGGCGACAGGGGGATGGCTGCAACTCTCGCAGGCGCCGGCCTCATGGTTGAAGGCGAAACGGTGCGGTTTCCCCCTGAAGTGCTAGAGGGCTTGGTGTCCCAGGCCCCGAGGGAGGTACATCTTCATGCCCCCGGAGGGCAGGCGGTGACACTATCCCAAGAGGCGCCCCTGGTCATGGCGGACGGCACGGGTATCTTCGTTATGGAGGAAGGGGGTGAGACCCGGCCTTCTGCCTCTAGGGACGTTCACAGGGCAGTAATCCTGCAAAACAGCCTGAGCTGGTATCCTATTGCCCATCCCCCGGTACCGGAGGAGACACCCTGGAGGCCCCCGTGGTGTTCGCTGCGAATGGCACTCTACGCGAACTTGAGGCCCTCGATGTGCGGGGTGCCATCGCACTGTTAG
- a CDS encoding M20/M25/M40 family metallo-hydrolase encodes MFAANGTLRELEALDVRGAIALLEMDHLVFPRLSFPVCLLEEKGALAVVVHNANSFAQEEGALHANELTFNPRIPVLSIRRQDAADLRRRMNLHDPFTAALRSSATRLDGAASANVVGHIPGDGREHRIIIGDHFDAWFTGFMDCAAGAATMLAMAKALLDSGYKPKHDLVFVAHGAEESGTWHSCFSWLWGAHQAMRQHPGWAGTTRAYLNLELLGYPSGQLLEIATTPELRGFIQDTAGRLSAIPGYPAGARVRVPPFGWSDDWVYAAAGIPTAVNWWGSEDPTGYAVNVYHTQFDDEEHFDPAKLEGTAQCFLALIVALDQAPLAPIDLGARLSHLLDAFPGGVPPGLAQAWGDLLVAWARFRVRASESLREGDEVALQAWEGVLLRAQAALQSGLMALTGEVPRYTCYPHEGLGEDLKALVQAWENARSGDLPGAAGALEGVRSLSWGRLLPYPAYRRVHVDAYRDTQASWGESRVVDYVDVHEEHSLARSGTGGPELLARLAPKIAKVKRDLRTAVRREQGVLEDTLEILRGSP; translated from the coding sequence GTGTTCGCTGCGAATGGCACTCTACGCGAACTTGAGGCCCTCGATGTGCGGGGTGCCATCGCACTGTTAGAAATGGATCACCTGGTCTTTCCCAGGCTATCCTTTCCCGTCTGCTTGCTGGAGGAAAAAGGAGCCCTGGCTGTAGTGGTGCACAATGCCAACTCCTTCGCGCAGGAGGAGGGTGCTCTTCACGCCAACGAGCTCACCTTTAACCCCAGGATACCCGTCTTGAGCATAAGACGCCAGGATGCGGCGGACCTCAGGCGCCGGATGAACCTGCACGATCCCTTCACAGCTGCACTGCGCTCCTCCGCGACACGGCTGGATGGGGCGGCAAGCGCCAATGTAGTGGGCCATATCCCCGGCGATGGGAGGGAGCACCGCATCATCATTGGCGATCACTTCGACGCCTGGTTCACAGGCTTCATGGATTGCGCGGCGGGTGCTGCCACAATGCTGGCTATGGCCAAGGCCTTGCTGGATTCGGGCTACAAGCCCAAGCATGACCTAGTATTCGTGGCTCACGGTGCGGAGGAATCTGGGACATGGCACTCCTGCTTCAGCTGGCTCTGGGGAGCGCACCAGGCAATGCGCCAGCACCCGGGCTGGGCAGGCACCACCCGGGCCTATCTCAACCTGGAGCTCCTGGGCTACCCCTCTGGGCAGCTCCTGGAAATCGCCACCACACCGGAACTCCGGGGCTTCATTCAGGATACTGCCGGGCGACTCAGTGCTATTCCGGGTTACCCAGCGGGTGCCAGGGTAAGAGTGCCGCCCTTTGGCTGGTCTGACGACTGGGTCTATGCGGCGGCGGGAATACCCACCGCCGTCAACTGGTGGGGCAGTGAGGACCCTACAGGATACGCCGTCAACGTGTACCACACCCAGTTTGACGATGAAGAGCACTTCGACCCGGCCAAGCTGGAGGGGACAGCCCAGTGTTTCCTGGCCTTGATAGTAGCACTGGATCAAGCGCCGCTGGCCCCCATTGACCTTGGAGCAAGGCTTTCCCACCTGCTGGATGCCTTCCCAGGCGGCGTTCCCCCGGGGCTGGCCCAAGCTTGGGGGGATCTCCTAGTGGCCTGGGCTCGTTTCAGGGTAAGGGCGAGCGAGAGCCTGAGAGAGGGAGACGAAGTGGCCCTTCAGGCATGGGAAGGGGTTCTTCTTCGCGCCCAGGCGGCTTTACAGTCAGGCCTGATGGCCCTTACCGGTGAGGTGCCTAGATATACCTGTTACCCCCATGAGGGTCTTGGCGAAGACCTGAAGGCCCTAGTGCAGGCGTGGGAAAATGCTCGCAGCGGCGACCTGCCGGGGGCGGCGGGTGCCCTGGAAGGTGTGCGTTCCCTATCCTGGGGAAGGCTGTTGCCTTACCCCGCCTACCGGAGGGTACACGTTGACGCCTACCGTGATACTCAAGCCTCCTGGGGCGAATCGAGGGTCGTGGACTACGTAGATGTCCATGAGGAACACAGTCTTGCCCGGTCTGGCACTGGCGGCCCTGAGCTCTTGGCACGCCTGGCGCCCAAGATTGCGAAGGTCAAGAGGGATCTGAGAACAGCCGTTAGGCGAGAACAGGGTGTCCTGGAAGACACCCTTGAGATCCTGCGAGGGTCCCCCTGA
- a CDS encoding trimethylamine methyltransferase family protein, giving the protein MAEDQLKQIHLATLRVLGEIGLRVDAPGVVAALGEKGALVSPGGIVRFPQGFIMDALGRLPERCVLWDRNGGSLVLGDGTPRLMGGGEGVFVVDRVTGKKRYSTRQDVAEFTRLQHVATNVSIVRPVVSACDWGVHSDLVEFYELLSGTDKHILHRTIDPGQVETAVKMVSLVAGSREGLKEKPIMSTLYCPTSPLCFGKEAVTAMMTWAAYGVPVTVYSMTLAGASCPASPVGQLVQGNAEVLGGIVMIQALHPGTPVIYGLENAVMDMKTGIGALGVPEYSLLNAEACRLGRRYGLPTMTGGMATDAKDTDFQAGFEKGAFTPPVMSQADIVFGCGGMDSGGVYRPAQVLLDDEIFGALAIVSKGFQGLLVPDDLDIDGLVGLIGEAGHGGHFLSSEHTLRNFRRYWRREILVRDNYEIWASRGASIQERVSKKTIEVLSEGKEGILAEEVDMALRGILRTAGAGVDDARRQGS; this is encoded by the coding sequence GTGGCAGAAGACCAACTTAAACAGATTCACCTGGCCACCCTCAGGGTCCTTGGGGAGATCGGTCTTCGAGTAGATGCACCTGGCGTAGTCGCGGCACTAGGGGAGAAAGGGGCGTTGGTTTCTCCGGGTGGAATCGTCCGTTTCCCACAGGGGTTCATCATGGATGCGCTGGGAAGGCTTCCGGAGCGTTGTGTTCTCTGGGATAGGAATGGCGGTTCTTTAGTGCTGGGCGACGGCACGCCAAGGCTCATGGGGGGTGGCGAAGGTGTGTTCGTGGTCGACCGGGTCACGGGGAAGAAACGCTACTCTACTCGCCAGGACGTGGCGGAATTCACCCGGCTCCAGCATGTCGCCACCAATGTCAGCATTGTGCGCCCGGTGGTGTCAGCATGTGACTGGGGCGTCCACTCCGATCTGGTGGAGTTCTACGAGCTCTTGAGCGGTACAGACAAGCACATCCTGCATAGGACCATTGACCCAGGCCAGGTGGAGACCGCCGTGAAGATGGTATCCCTGGTGGCAGGGTCTAGGGAGGGTCTCAAAGAGAAGCCCATCATGTCCACGCTCTACTGCCCTACCAGCCCCCTGTGCTTCGGGAAGGAGGCCGTAACCGCCATGATGACGTGGGCGGCATACGGGGTGCCCGTTACTGTCTACTCCATGACCCTGGCGGGGGCCTCGTGCCCGGCGAGCCCCGTGGGACAGCTGGTGCAGGGGAATGCTGAGGTGCTTGGGGGCATCGTCATGATACAGGCCCTACACCCCGGGACACCTGTGATATACGGGTTGGAGAACGCCGTAATGGACATGAAGACTGGCATAGGGGCACTGGGCGTACCTGAATACTCCCTGCTGAATGCTGAGGCGTGCCGTTTGGGCAGGCGCTATGGCCTACCAACCATGACTGGCGGGATGGCAACGGATGCAAAGGACACGGACTTCCAGGCGGGGTTCGAAAAAGGGGCCTTCACACCACCGGTAATGTCCCAGGCGGACATCGTGTTCGGGTGCGGGGGAATGGACTCGGGAGGTGTCTACAGGCCAGCTCAGGTACTCCTAGACGATGAGATCTTCGGAGCCCTCGCCATCGTGAGCAAGGGTTTCCAGGGGCTGCTAGTGCCGGATGACCTCGACATAGACGGGTTGGTTGGACTCATAGGGGAGGCTGGTCACGGCGGGCACTTCCTCAGCAGCGAGCACACCCTGCGTAACTTCCGGAGATACTGGAGAAGAGAGATCCTCGTCCGGGATAACTATGAGATCTGGGCCAGCCGGGGAGCGAGCATTCAGGAAAGGGTATCGAAGAAAACTATAGAGGTGCTTTCGGAAGGAAAAGAAGGAATCCTGGCAGAAGAAGTAGACATGGCCCTCAGGGGAATCCTCAGGACTGCCGGGGCGGGCGTGGACGATGCCAGGCGCCAGGGATCCTGA
- a CDS encoding corrinoid protein yields MAHLEDIASAVMAGDVTSAQEGVKKALDGGLKPLEIIDNGLMAGMNVVGERFKKGDMFVPEVLMAAKAMNTGLALVKPILGGERAGAGTVVIGTVKGDLHDIGKNLVGMLLESKGYSVKNLGVDVSAEAFVEAVKEHSAQVVGMSALLTTTMLVMKDVIDALKEANLRDQVKVVVGGAPVTSDFAVEIGADGYAPDAVSATDLVKGLFA; encoded by the coding sequence ATGGCACATCTTGAAGACATAGCATCCGCTGTGATGGCAGGCGACGTCACCAGTGCCCAGGAGGGAGTCAAGAAGGCACTGGATGGCGGCCTGAAACCCCTGGAGATCATTGACAACGGTCTCATGGCCGGGATGAACGTGGTTGGTGAGCGCTTCAAGAAGGGCGACATGTTCGTTCCCGAGGTTCTTATGGCTGCCAAGGCCATGAATACAGGTCTTGCTCTCGTAAAGCCGATACTGGGGGGAGAAAGGGCCGGAGCCGGGACCGTGGTGATTGGCACAGTCAAGGGTGACCTGCATGACATCGGGAAGAACCTTGTGGGCATGCTCCTTGAGTCCAAGGGGTACAGCGTGAAGAACCTTGGGGTGGACGTCTCTGCTGAGGCCTTTGTTGAAGCGGTGAAGGAGCATTCGGCGCAGGTGGTGGGCATGTCGGCCCTGCTGACCACTACCATGCTGGTAATGAAGGATGTAATTGACGCCCTTAAGGAAGCCAATCTCAGGGATCAGGTTAAGGTCGTGGTAGGCGGGGCGCCGGTTACCAGCGATTTCGCTGTGGAGATAGGCGCTGACGGTTATGCCCCGGATGCGGTGTCCGCCACGGACTTGGTCAAGGGGCTCTTTGCCTAG
- a CDS encoding helix-turn-helix domain-containing protein, with product MEDRWLSVDEIAGHLGVRRDTVYKWISERQMPGHKIGRLWKFNKKEVDEWVRFGGASDNELGSKGDR from the coding sequence ATGGAAGACCGATGGCTTTCCGTAGATGAGATTGCCGGCCATCTCGGCGTCAGGCGGGATACGGTCTACAAGTGGATTAGTGAACGGCAGATGCCAGGCCACAAGATCGGTCGGCTTTGGAAGTTCAACAAGAAAGAAGTGGACGAGTGGGTGAGGTTTGGCGGAGCCAGCGATAACGAGCTTGGTTCAAAAGGAGATCGCTAA
- the brxF gene encoding BREX-3 system P-loop-containing protein BrxF, giving the protein MSRSSRTHCGFCRLSRNKTVVTAWSGSIDGEHMVYATPDHPEYKRYSLRDFLVVNPEAVA; this is encoded by the coding sequence ATGTCTCGCTCAAGCAGGACCCACTGCGGCTTCTGCAGGCTCTCGCGGAACAAGACGGTGGTCACGGCTTGGAGCGGCTCCATAGACGGCGAGCACATGGTCTATGCGACGCCGGACCACCCCGAATACAAACGATATTCCTTACGAGATTTCCTGGTAGTGAACCCGGAGGCCGTTGCATGA
- a CDS encoding TrlF family AAA-like ATPase, protein MSDKVITKQNHSWIRSVAFQGGVLDGKRFNLSDEMNCLIGIRGSGKSAVLECLRFALELPLPESAEELDLKYKQDLVRFALGSGGKVVVEVEDAQGRRYEVRRILNERADIYFDGKLRPGVRMPLENPLFFGQKELVKRGEGSERELVERLLGSKLDAVRREIDAQRRRVLDVMTNFDKLKGLDAQEQEYQSRRKNAEFHLGLFKQYGVEQQLQRQVEFNADVTHASHVADTVDAFVRAFDVFLKEQESELAALPRIESKENADVIADINAILDRIRKAPGSARKVLAETRNDARALREKLGELERRRETLKDDFASLERKLSEQLQQVGGVNIRPDDFVRLNTELQKAKLVLEEIAKSRARKNALRDELLKELKQLSDLWHQEFKRIEMEIKKLNESQTALQIIPQYKGDKVAFLKELQNHLRGSKLREATLKGVLDSHADFISVYEALGAICSNLGDSGDVFRRYFDEARAALLTWQVPNTFLIKYHGKELRDHSLGQRASALILFILSQRDNDVIIIDQPEDDLDNQTIFEDVIKLVRALKKGIQFIFATHNANFPVLGDAEQVGACSFAGRSAGIQVGSIDEPGIQKAIVSIMEGGREAFTRRKEIYQLWKQ, encoded by the coding sequence TTGTCCGACAAGGTCATTACGAAGCAAAATCACTCCTGGATACGCTCAGTTGCCTTCCAGGGAGGAGTATTGGATGGAAAGCGGTTTAACCTTTCTGATGAGATGAACTGCTTAATTGGTATTAGAGGAAGTGGAAAGTCCGCCGTTCTTGAATGCTTGCGCTTCGCACTTGAATTGCCGTTACCTGAATCCGCAGAAGAGTTGGACCTCAAGTACAAGCAGGATCTTGTCCGGTTCGCCCTCGGCAGCGGCGGAAAGGTCGTGGTCGAGGTGGAAGACGCACAAGGCCGGCGTTACGAAGTCCGCCGGATCCTGAACGAACGAGCGGATATTTACTTTGATGGGAAGTTACGACCCGGCGTGCGCATGCCTTTGGAGAATCCGCTGTTTTTCGGCCAAAAGGAACTGGTGAAAAGAGGCGAAGGTTCAGAGCGTGAGTTGGTGGAACGCTTGCTGGGTTCCAAACTCGATGCCGTTCGCCGAGAGATTGATGCTCAACGCCGACGGGTGCTGGATGTGATGACGAATTTCGATAAATTGAAAGGCCTCGATGCACAGGAGCAGGAATACCAGAGCAGGAGGAAAAATGCAGAGTTTCATCTTGGGCTTTTCAAACAGTATGGTGTCGAGCAGCAGCTTCAGCGTCAGGTGGAGTTCAATGCGGATGTGACGCATGCCAGTCATGTTGCCGATACCGTGGATGCATTTGTCCGGGCTTTCGATGTATTTCTGAAGGAGCAAGAATCCGAACTGGCCGCGCTGCCCAGGATTGAGTCCAAAGAAAACGCAGATGTCATCGCGGACATCAACGCTATCCTTGACCGGATACGAAAGGCGCCTGGCAGTGCCCGGAAGGTTCTCGCCGAGACGCGCAACGATGCGCGCGCTTTGCGGGAAAAACTGGGGGAACTTGAGCGTCGCCGCGAGACGCTCAAGGACGATTTCGCGTCACTTGAGCGGAAACTGAGCGAGCAACTCCAACAAGTCGGGGGCGTCAATATCCGGCCGGACGATTTTGTAAGACTCAACACCGAATTGCAGAAAGCCAAACTGGTGCTCGAAGAAATAGCGAAGAGCCGTGCACGAAAGAACGCCCTTCGAGATGAGCTTTTGAAGGAGCTGAAGCAGCTTTCCGACCTGTGGCATCAGGAGTTCAAGCGAATCGAGATGGAAATCAAGAAACTCAACGAAAGCCAGACTGCGCTTCAAATTATTCCACAATATAAGGGCGACAAGGTTGCATTCCTGAAAGAATTGCAGAATCACCTCCGCGGCAGCAAGCTTCGAGAAGCAACCTTGAAGGGTGTGCTGGATTCACACGCAGATTTCATCTCGGTCTACGAAGCATTGGGTGCGATTTGCAGCAACCTCGGTGATTCGGGCGATGTATTTCGGAGGTATTTCGATGAAGCCAGGGCAGCTTTGCTTACCTGGCAGGTGCCGAACACCTTCCTGATCAAATATCATGGAAAGGAACTACGCGATCACTCGCTGGGGCAGAGGGCATCAGCACTGATCCTCTTCATCCTGAGCCAGCGCGACAATGATGTAATCATTATCGACCAACCTGAAGATGACCTGGATAACCAGACCATCTTCGAGGACGTCATCAAACTGGTGCGGGCGCTTAAGAAGGGAATCCAGTTCATCTTCGCGACACACAACGCCAACTTCCCCGTACTGGGCGACGCAGAACAAGTAGGCGCTTGTTCCTTTGCCGGTCGAAGCGCCGGCATCCAGGTTGGGAGCATTGACGAGCCGGGAATACAAAAGGCCATCGTATCCATCATGGAAGGTGGACGTGAAGCCTTCACTAGGCGGAAGGAGATTTACCAGCTATGGAAGCAATAG
- a CDS encoding RNA-binding domain-containing protein, with product MEAIELIELIARGEDSRTQFKKGQDVTNARSLAGEIVAYANSKGGRILIGIDDAGSVSGLSADDIRRINELISNTATDCVRPSINPETENISVGGKVVMVVTVPEGISKPYADNDGVFWVKSGADKRRVTSREEVQRMLQGADLVHADKVPVDGTTSGDIDLEHFGALFSELYGKCFDETGISLGQLLNNLGLARDTKLNLAGLMLFGRNPQRHRPAFVIKAVSFVGNDPAGERYRDSQDIGGCLRDLYKETISFLTRNLRRVQNGKGFNTEGDLEVPPAALEELVVNMLLHRDYFISAPWRVFMFDNRIELISPGALPNNITVENIKNGVSVIRNPLIASFATKADELPYRDIGTGIRRALAAVPELELESDHERNLFIARIPRRE from the coding sequence ATGGAAGCAATAGAACTTATCGAGTTGATCGCACGCGGCGAGGACAGCCGAACTCAGTTTAAGAAGGGGCAAGATGTCACCAATGCCCGATCGCTGGCTGGTGAAATAGTAGCCTATGCAAACAGCAAGGGCGGAAGAATCTTGATCGGCATTGACGATGCCGGCTCAGTTAGCGGCTTGTCGGCTGACGACATACGAAGGATAAATGAACTCATTTCAAATACAGCGACCGATTGTGTGCGTCCTTCCATCAACCCTGAAACCGAAAATATCTCTGTCGGTGGGAAAGTGGTCATGGTGGTCACTGTTCCTGAAGGCATCTCGAAACCATACGCCGATAATGATGGTGTGTTTTGGGTAAAGTCAGGAGCGGACAAGCGCCGGGTGACTTCCCGCGAAGAAGTCCAGCGAATGCTACAAGGCGCCGACCTGGTTCATGCGGATAAAGTGCCCGTCGATGGAACCACCTCGGGAGACATCGATCTGGAGCACTTTGGCGCCCTTTTTTCGGAGCTATATGGTAAATGCTTTGACGAAACGGGAATCTCACTTGGTCAACTGCTAAACAATCTCGGTCTGGCACGCGACACAAAGCTCAATCTTGCCGGACTTATGCTTTTCGGACGCAATCCTCAAAGGCACCGCCCTGCTTTCGTCATCAAGGCGGTATCCTTCGTCGGTAACGATCCCGCCGGTGAAAGATACCGGGACAGCCAAGACATCGGCGGGTGCTTGCGTGATCTGTACAAGGAAACAATCTCCTTCCTCACGCGCAATCTGCGGCGAGTGCAGAACGGAAAAGGCTTCAATACGGAAGGAGATCTGGAAGTGCCACCGGCTGCCTTGGAAGAGCTTGTCGTCAACATGCTGCTACACCGGGACTACTTCATCTCCGCTCCATGGCGTGTATTCATGTTCGACAATCGGATAGAGCTAATCAGCCCGGGAGCTTTGCCGAACAATATCACCGTAGAGAATATCAAGAACGGTGTGTCGGTTATCCGCAATCCACTAATCGCTTCCTTTGCAACCAAAGCAGATGAGCTCCCTTACCGCGACATCGGCACGGGCATCCGACGGGCGTTGGCAGCCGTCCCCGAACTGGAGTTGGAATCGGATCATGAACGTAATCTTTTCATCGCACGTATTCCACGAAGAGAGTAG
- a CDS encoding trimethylamine methyltransferase family protein, which produces MFNEMPLVLDQNSLQLIHVASMEILGEAGMELLDERARALLGDAGATVKGSRVFIPGELVEQSLYTAPSGFTIFDREGTAALELGAGRIYFGPGSDLPYFVDVQTGHVRRATLSDVSISARVCEALEGIDFVMSLALPSDVNPFLTDVYSAKSMICGCRKPFVSTTTSLSSTKAIWEMGAAVRGSPRELSSRPFYVIYTQPTSPLRHSEESLSSLLFCAEHRIPVTYASGAIAGGTAPVTMAGCLAMANAETLTGLVLHQLKQPGSPFIYGLIPSSMDMRSGISIYGGVELPLMHFAAAQLGKYYGLPVFGTAGCTDSNRFDSQAGAEATLSIISAALCGSDLIHDSGYMSAGMVGSLPMLVLDNEIISMVKRFTGGIAVNQETLAIETMRQVGPGGHFLQTDHTFDHFRDECWLPSLFDRTPYSVWAEREGPTLSARIGKRLRTILSGEGAGLGEETVRELDAIGDAYEKTFEGKQNRV; this is translated from the coding sequence GTGTTCAATGAAATGCCCCTTGTGCTGGACCAGAATTCATTGCAGCTCATCCATGTCGCCTCCATGGAGATCCTGGGGGAGGCCGGCATGGAGCTCCTTGACGAGAGGGCCCGCGCACTGCTGGGTGATGCCGGGGCCACGGTCAAGGGAAGCAGGGTGTTCATTCCTGGGGAACTGGTTGAACAGAGCCTTTACACCGCCCCCTCAGGCTTCACCATCTTTGACAGGGAGGGAACGGCGGCGCTGGAGCTGGGAGCCGGGCGCATCTACTTTGGGCCGGGTTCGGACCTTCCCTACTTCGTGGATGTCCAGACCGGGCATGTGCGCCGGGCCACCCTCAGCGATGTATCCATTTCCGCCCGGGTCTGCGAGGCCCTTGAGGGCATCGACTTCGTCATGTCACTGGCGCTGCCGTCGGATGTCAACCCCTTCCTCACCGATGTCTACAGCGCCAAGTCCATGATATGTGGTTGCCGCAAGCCCTTCGTGTCCACCACAACCTCGCTCTCCTCAACCAAGGCCATATGGGAGATGGGGGCTGCCGTCCGGGGCAGCCCAAGGGAACTCTCCAGCAGGCCGTTCTACGTGATCTATACCCAGCCTACATCGCCCCTCAGGCACTCCGAGGAGTCCCTCTCGAGCCTCCTGTTCTGCGCCGAGCATCGCATTCCCGTAACCTACGCCTCAGGGGCTATAGCCGGCGGAACGGCGCCGGTAACCATGGCGGGGTGTCTTGCCATGGCCAATGCGGAAACCCTGACAGGCCTCGTGCTCCACCAGCTGAAGCAGCCGGGCTCCCCCTTTATCTACGGGCTAATACCCTCATCCATGGACATGCGGTCAGGCATATCCATCTACGGCGGCGTTGAACTCCCGCTGATGCATTTCGCCGCAGCGCAGCTGGGCAAGTACTACGGGCTCCCCGTATTTGGCACCGCCGGGTGCACTGATTCTAACAGGTTTGACAGCCAGGCAGGGGCGGAGGCAACCTTGTCCATCATTTCGGCAGCCCTCTGCGGCTCGGACCTGATCCATGACTCCGGGTACATGAGCGCTGGCATGGTGGGCTCCCTGCCCATGCTAGTCCTGGACAACGAGATCATTTCCATGGTCAAGCGTTTCACCGGCGGCATCGCCGTGAACCAGGAGACCCTGGCCATAGAGACCATGAGACAGGTGGGGCCGGGCGGCCACTTCCTCCAGACCGATCATACCTTCGATCACTTCCGCGACGAGTGCTGGCTACCCAGCCTGTTTGACAGGACACCCTACAGCGTCTGGGCGGAACGCGAGGGTCCCACCCTTTCAGCGAGGATCGGCAAGCGGCTGAGGACCATCCTCTCGGGCGAGGGGGCAGGCCTTGGGGAAGAAACGGTGAGGGAACTGGACGCCATTGGCGATGCGTACGAGAAGACCTTCGAAGGGAAGCAGAACCGTGTTTAA
- a CDS encoding sigma 54-interacting transcriptional regulator translates to MPILCILQILSQGLQEGVHVINRSGETVLYNEACGRIEGLDPKDALGKNILDIYPSLTEDTSVLFQVMRTGRPVENLTQTLTNFRGRVITTVNSSYPVMGRHGIWGALEISNDVRAAWEISDRMIELQAQISGGRRKPAGAHGICGSRQGFDAIVTCDDRMRQVVALGRQAAKAESPVLIYGETGTGKEVFVKAIHAESSRRAGPLVLQNCAALPETLLEAALFGTKSGAFTGAQDRPGLFELADKGILYLDELASASLSLQAKLLRVLEEKNLMRVGGTTSTRVDVRVVASLNIPPGEAIKRGLLREDIYYRLAVICLELPPLRHRKRDIPVLVRHFLDLCAADFGHSKEVSPEALRLILTHNWPGNARELKNMLEGAAALAEGDVIEPQHLSLLRRHTYSSQYISWPDHLGGVKKAQRGDPGGLRGMIGTYEREILVRALANCGGNISAAARLLGVPRQTLWSKIRRHGLCGPDQDLQD, encoded by the coding sequence GTGCCTATACTCTGCATTCTCCAGATACTCTCCCAGGGCCTTCAGGAGGGCGTCCACGTCATCAACAGATCAGGCGAGACTGTCCTCTACAACGAGGCCTGCGGCAGGATCGAGGGCCTTGACCCCAAGGATGCCTTGGGCAAGAACATCCTTGATATCTATCCCTCCCTTACCGAGGACACGAGCGTGCTCTTCCAGGTGATGAGGACAGGGAGGCCGGTGGAGAACCTAACCCAGACCCTCACCAACTTCCGCGGCAGGGTAATCACAACGGTGAACTCCAGTTACCCCGTCATGGGAAGACACGGGATCTGGGGTGCCCTTGAGATATCCAATGACGTCAGGGCAGCCTGGGAGATCTCTGACAGGATGATAGAACTCCAGGCCCAGATCTCTGGAGGCAGGAGGAAACCGGCTGGTGCTCACGGTATTTGCGGGTCCCGCCAGGGCTTCGATGCGATAGTAACCTGTGATGACCGGATGAGGCAGGTTGTGGCCCTTGGGCGCCAGGCGGCAAAGGCTGAAAGCCCGGTCTTGATATATGGGGAGACGGGAACGGGCAAAGAGGTGTTCGTCAAGGCCATCCATGCCGAGAGTTCCCGGAGGGCCGGCCCGCTTGTCCTCCAGAACTGCGCGGCACTGCCGGAGACCCTCCTGGAGGCTGCTCTATTTGGGACCAAGAGCGGCGCCTTTACGGGCGCCCAGGATAGGCCTGGGCTCTTCGAGCTAGCTGACAAGGGGATACTCTACCTTGACGAGCTGGCGTCCGCCTCCCTTTCCCTCCAGGCCAAACTCCTCAGGGTCCTCGAAGAGAAGAACCTCATGCGCGTGGGGGGGACCACATCCACGAGGGTGGATGTCAGGGTCGTGGCTTCCTTGAACATTCCCCCGGGAGAAGCCATCAAGAGGGGATTGCTCAGGGAGGACATCTACTATCGCCTTGCCGTGATTTGCCTGGAATTGCCTCCCCTTCGCCACCGGAAGCGGGACATCCCCGTCCTGGTAAGACACTTCCTTGACCTGTGCGCCGCAGATTTTGGCCACAGTAAGGAGGTATCACCCGAGGCGCTCCGCCTTATCCTGACCCACAACTGGCCGGGGAACGCCCGGGAACTCAAGAACATGCTGGAGGGTGCCGCAGCCCTGGCTGAGGGAGATGTCATCGAGCCACAGCACCTCTCGCTCCTCCGGAGACACACCTATTCCAGCCAGTACATCTCCTGGCCGGACCACCTTGGCGGGGTCAAGAAGGCACAGCGGGGAGATCCCGGTGGCCTTAGGGGCATGATAGGTACATATGAAAGGGAGATACTGGTTCGAGCCCTCGCCAATTGCGGCGGGAATATCTCAGCTGCGGCTCGCCTCCTCGGGGTACCCCGCCAGACCCTATGGTCCAAGATCAGGCGACATGGCCTCTGCGGGCCGGATCAAGATCTGCAGGACTAG